A genomic window from Massilia sp. METH4 includes:
- a CDS encoding LLM class flavin-dependent oxidoreductase yields MIPPNFPFSILDLSPIAEGSHAGESLRNTLELAQHGERWGFQRYWLAEHHGMPGIASAATAVVIAHVAGGTSTIRVGAGGIMLPNHSPLVIAEQFGTLEALFPGRIDLGLGRAPGSDQTTARALRRNLGSDADEFPQDVLELQDYMSDSPRQRVLAVPGQGAKVPLWILGSSLFGAQLAAHLGLPYAFASHFAPQMMMQAIHFYRTNFKPSAQLDKPYVMLGYNVFAADTDEEAQLLATSMQQAFVNLRTGRPSRLPPPVANYRDTLGPSENAMLDSVLSCTATGSRATVAAQLDAFIASTRPDELMVTSQIHDHRARLRSYEILGDILRG; encoded by the coding sequence ATGATTCCACCGAATTTTCCATTTTCGATTCTCGATCTATCTCCCATCGCCGAAGGCAGCCACGCCGGCGAATCGCTGCGCAACACGCTGGAGCTGGCGCAGCACGGCGAACGCTGGGGCTTCCAGCGCTACTGGCTGGCCGAGCACCACGGCATGCCCGGCATCGCCAGCGCCGCCACGGCCGTCGTGATCGCCCACGTGGCCGGCGGCACCAGCACCATCCGTGTCGGTGCCGGCGGCATCATGCTGCCGAACCACTCGCCGCTGGTGATCGCCGAGCAGTTCGGCACCCTCGAAGCGCTGTTCCCCGGCCGCATCGACCTGGGCCTGGGCCGCGCTCCCGGCTCGGACCAGACCACCGCGCGCGCACTGCGCCGCAACCTGGGCTCCGACGCCGACGAATTCCCCCAGGACGTGCTGGAACTGCAGGACTACATGAGCGACTCGCCGCGCCAGCGCGTGCTGGCCGTGCCGGGCCAGGGCGCCAAAGTGCCGCTGTGGATCCTCGGTTCGAGCCTGTTCGGCGCCCAGCTGGCCGCCCACCTCGGGCTGCCGTATGCGTTCGCCTCGCACTTCGCGCCGCAGATGATGATGCAGGCGATCCACTTCTACCGCACGAACTTCAAGCCGTCGGCGCAGCTGGACAAGCCCTACGTGATGCTGGGCTATAACGTGTTCGCCGCGGACACGGACGAAGAGGCGCAATTGCTGGCAACGTCCATGCAGCAAGCCTTCGTCAACCTGCGCACCGGCCGCCCCTCCAGACTGCCGCCACCGGTGGCGAACTACCGCGACACGCTCGGCCCTTCCGAAAACGCGATGCTGGACTCGGTACTTTCCTGCACCGCCACCGGCTCCCGCGCCACCGTCGCCGCCCAGCTGGACGCCTTCATCGCCAGCACCCGGCCCGACGAGCTGATGGTCACCTCGCAAATCCACGACCACCGCGCCCGGCTGCGCTCTTACGAAATCCTCGGTGACATCCTGCGCGGCTAA
- a CDS encoding dipeptidase gives MLKKALISLLPLMFTHAVQAAPSQAAIAAADHARTAYHDRVIDSLAKMVRFNTVAQEGVPCERNAQHIAFKAFLREEADRLGFDFDDAGCVVVIGLGAGKERVGIVTHGDVQPVDPSKWKQSPFTLDRTSEPGLLLGRGTEDDKGPIATALYAMKAISDRKLPLGKPIELYVYMAEESDWGPLETYLKTHTPPQVNITLDAEYPVVTAEKGWGLVAVTIPDLPAAPPSAPPADPVLASFTGGFFNSQIPEDAVAVIDGATPELERRIRARAAAQKGMRYEFTRNGAQWKITAKGVSAHSSKPEDGVNAIAMLADALAVQPWQGTTAGAMVSFLNDLVGTSLYGEKFGDVAYRDPFMGPMTVAPVVLKADAGGLQLNLNLRRPRGKTGTELERQFRTAFDAWKATRVPAATLKAQIGEPWLREDAPQVPVLLDVFAHYTGARDPKPVSIGGGTNSRLFPNAVSFGPGMPGTVYTGHSEHEFISEKQLSLNLQMYTAVLVELAK, from the coding sequence ATGCTGAAGAAAGCGCTCATCTCCCTGCTGCCCCTGATGTTCACCCATGCGGTGCAAGCCGCGCCGAGCCAGGCCGCCATCGCGGCCGCGGACCATGCCCGCACCGCCTATCACGACAGGGTCATCGACAGCCTGGCGAAGATGGTCCGCTTCAACACGGTGGCGCAGGAGGGCGTGCCGTGCGAACGCAATGCGCAGCACATCGCCTTCAAGGCCTTCCTGCGCGAGGAGGCGGACCGCCTGGGCTTCGACTTCGACGATGCCGGCTGCGTGGTCGTCATCGGCCTCGGCGCCGGGAAGGAGAGGGTGGGCATCGTCACGCATGGCGACGTGCAGCCCGTCGATCCATCGAAGTGGAAGCAGTCGCCGTTCACGCTGGACCGCACCAGCGAACCTGGCCTGTTGCTGGGCCGCGGCACCGAGGACGACAAGGGCCCGATCGCCACCGCGCTGTATGCGATGAAGGCGATCAGCGACCGCAAGCTGCCGCTGGGCAAGCCCATCGAGCTGTATGTGTACATGGCCGAGGAGTCGGACTGGGGGCCGCTGGAGACTTACCTGAAGACCCACACGCCGCCCCAGGTGAACATCACGCTGGACGCCGAGTACCCGGTGGTGACGGCGGAGAAGGGCTGGGGACTGGTCGCCGTGACGATCCCGGATCTGCCGGCCGCGCCTCCTTCCGCGCCTCCTGCCGATCCTGTGCTGGCATCGTTCACGGGCGGCTTCTTCAACAGCCAGATTCCCGAAGATGCCGTGGCCGTCATCGATGGCGCAACGCCGGAGCTGGAGCGGCGCATCCGCGCCCGTGCGGCGGCGCAGAAGGGCATGCGCTACGAATTCACGCGCAACGGTGCGCAATGGAAGATCACGGCAAAGGGCGTGTCGGCCCATTCCTCGAAGCCGGAAGACGGCGTCAACGCCATCGCCATGCTGGCCGATGCGCTGGCCGTGCAGCCGTGGCAGGGCACGACGGCGGGCGCGATGGTGTCGTTCCTGAACGATCTCGTGGGAACAAGCCTGTACGGCGAAAAATTCGGCGACGTGGCCTACCGCGACCCCTTCATGGGGCCGATGACGGTGGCGCCCGTGGTGCTGAAGGCCGATGCCGGCGGCCTGCAGCTGAACCTCAATCTGCGCCGCCCGCGCGGCAAGACGGGCACCGAGCTGGAGCGCCAGTTCCGCACCGCCTTCGATGCATGGAAAGCCACGCGCGTACCCGCCGCCACGTTGAAGGCGCAGATCGGCGAGCCGTGGCTGCGCGAAGATGCCCCGCAGGTGCCGGTACTGCTCGACGTGTTCGCGCACTACACGGGAGCCCGCGACCCGAAGCCCGTATCGATCGGCGGCGGCACGAATTCGCGCCTGTTCCCCAACGCCGTCAGTTTCGGCCCAGGCATGCCGGGTACGGTGTACACCGGCCATTCGGAGCACGAATTCATCAGCGAAAAACAGCTGTCATTGAACCTGCAGATGTATACCGCGGTGCTGGTCGAATTGGCAAAATAA
- a CDS encoding ATP-binding protein, translating into MPPHVHPRLPTIRFRLALLVLSCVLPAAIVSAFLIYDHYRVERASLLGEAMATARSMVSVVDRDFDTVITALSALSVTDDIDDAELAEFHRQATNVHAILPITEIVLYDAATRRQLMNTAPLPGPAGAGNATLLRDVMRTGQPVVSGLTRDGARGQTITVGVPVKRDGAVRYVLAAQVLPAALGAILRDQQVPSSWRASILDGDLRIVARNVDIERYRGTLPAPDLVERMRRQLEDTFDGSTVDGKSVVMLYSRSAKSGWSVTLGIPHANLAAGLMRTLESLIIATVVILALGLGMAWLVGGRIAHSVQALIEPATALGTGQAVKPAIVDFSEAQQVADSLVRAAAALDEARGRADSELRERRAAQEALQAADLRKDEFLATLAHELRNPMAPLVNALEIMRLGGPGKPPPPNVLDIIERQLKQMVRLVDDLLDVSRITTGKLGIRDDAIVLQDVVTHSLETAGPLIAQRRHALSVNVPEEPVHLRGDATRLAQVLSNLLNNAAKYTPNGGRIALHAVRLHAPERVRIEISDNGIGIPADVLPHVFDIFFQADRSLGRAQAGLGIGLSLARRLVELHGGTLAATSPGKDLGSTFALELPVSVAGAVPTPDADAGAEPLPPLRVLVADDNIDHANTLRTLLIAAGQTVNVCYDGLSALRSADTFAPQIAFLDIGMPRMDGYELARRLRADPRHRGCMLVAVTGWGQEKDQQSSQAAGFHRHIVKPLQPTQLRALLQERASRATMHDTV; encoded by the coding sequence TTGCCTCCCCACGTCCACCCGCGCCTGCCCACGATACGGTTCCGGTTGGCGCTGCTGGTCCTCAGTTGCGTGCTGCCCGCCGCGATCGTTTCGGCGTTCCTGATCTATGACCATTACCGCGTGGAGCGCGCCAGCCTGCTGGGCGAAGCGATGGCGACGGCGCGCTCGATGGTCTCGGTCGTCGACCGCGATTTCGATACCGTCATCACCGCGCTGTCGGCGCTGTCCGTGACCGACGATATCGACGATGCCGAACTGGCCGAATTCCACCGCCAGGCCACCAATGTGCACGCGATCCTGCCGATCACGGAAATCGTGCTGTACGACGCAGCGACGCGCCGCCAGTTGATGAACACCGCTCCCTTGCCGGGGCCGGCCGGCGCCGGCAATGCAACCCTGCTGCGCGACGTGATGCGCACCGGGCAACCCGTCGTGAGCGGCCTGACCCGCGACGGGGCGCGCGGGCAGACGATCACGGTGGGCGTGCCCGTCAAGCGCGACGGCGCGGTGCGCTACGTGCTGGCCGCCCAGGTGCTGCCGGCTGCACTGGGCGCCATCCTGCGCGACCAGCAGGTTCCCTCGTCATGGCGCGCCTCGATCCTCGACGGCGACCTGCGCATCGTCGCCCGCAATGTCGATATCGAGCGCTACCGCGGCACCCTGCCCGCGCCCGATCTGGTCGAGCGCATGCGTCGCCAGCTCGAGGATACCTTCGACGGCAGTACTGTCGATGGCAAGAGCGTCGTGATGCTGTATAGCCGTTCCGCCAAGTCCGGCTGGAGCGTCACCCTCGGCATCCCCCATGCGAACCTCGCGGCGGGACTGATGCGCACGCTCGAATCGCTGATCATCGCCACCGTGGTGATCCTGGCCCTGGGCCTGGGCATGGCATGGCTGGTGGGCGGCCGCATCGCGCACTCGGTGCAGGCGCTGATCGAACCGGCGACGGCGCTCGGCACCGGCCAGGCCGTGAAGCCGGCGATCGTGGACTTTTCCGAAGCACAGCAGGTGGCCGATTCGCTGGTGCGCGCCGCCGCCGCGCTGGACGAGGCGCGCGGCCGCGCCGACAGCGAATTGCGCGAACGCCGCGCGGCCCAGGAAGCGCTGCAGGCGGCCGACCTGCGCAAGGATGAATTCCTGGCCACCCTGGCGCACGAGCTGCGCAATCCGATGGCGCCGCTCGTCAACGCGCTGGAGATCATGCGGCTGGGCGGGCCCGGCAAGCCACCGCCGCCGAACGTGCTGGACATCATCGAGCGCCAGCTGAAGCAGATGGTGCGCCTGGTCGACGACCTGCTCGATGTCTCGCGCATCACCACCGGCAAGCTGGGCATCCGCGACGACGCGATCGTGCTGCAGGATGTGGTCACCCATTCGCTGGAAACGGCCGGCCCGCTGATCGCGCAGCGCCGCCACGCCCTGTCGGTGAACGTGCCCGAGGAGCCGGTGCACCTGCGCGGTGATGCCACGCGGCTGGCGCAGGTGCTGTCGAACCTGCTGAACAATGCCGCCAAGTACACGCCGAACGGCGGGCGCATCGCGCTGCACGCGGTGCGCCTGCACGCGCCGGAGCGGGTGCGCATCGAGATCAGCGACAACGGCATCGGCATTCCCGCCGACGTGCTGCCCCATGTGTTCGACATCTTCTTCCAGGCCGACCGCTCGCTGGGCCGCGCGCAGGCGGGCCTGGGTATCGGTTTGTCGCTGGCGCGCCGGCTCGTCGAGCTGCATGGCGGCACCCTGGCGGCCACCAGCCCGGGCAAGGACCTGGGCAGCACTTTCGCCCTGGAGCTGCCCGTCAGCGTTGCGGGTGCGGTGCCGACGCCGGACGCCGATGCCGGCGCGGAGCCGCTGCCGCCGCTGCGCGTGCTCGTGGCGGACGACAACATCGACCACGCCAACACGCTGCGCACCCTCCTGATCGCCGCCGGGCAGACGGTGAACGTGTGCTATGACGGCCTGTCGGCGCTGCGCAGCGCCGACACCTTCGCGCCGCAGATTGCCTTCCTCGACATCGGCATGCCGCGCATGGATGGCTACGAGCTGGCGCGGCGCCTGCGCGCCGATCCGCGCCACCGCGGCTGCATGCTGGTGGCCGTGACCGGCTGGGGACAGGAAAAGGACCAGCAAAGCTCCCAGGCGGCGGGCTTCCACCGGCATATCGTCAAACCCCTGCAGCCCACCCAGCTGCGCGCCCTCCTGCAGGAACGCGCCAGCCGTGCCACAATGCACGACACCGTTTGA